A genomic window from Sulfurospirillum diekertiae includes:
- a CDS encoding ABC transporter permease: MKSKRLVALLIKESLQIIRDPSAILIAIILPLILLFLMGYAVSLDAKHIPLGIFPKSNTKEAHELVTSFVGSPFFDTSIQYDKQKLIQSLQDGHLKGVMEVSGNFGKNNTYAIQLLIDATEPNTGGLIQNYASKIIQKWAVQEGIMPSAGISVIPRYWFNPPLSSRYFLLPGSIAVIMILIGTLLTALVIAREWERGTMEALMATPASMMEIILGKLIPYFCLGMGSMVLCFGVAYFWYEIPFEGSIWILFLLSAFYLFPSLSIGLLISTVAKNQFVAAQVSIVAGYLPAFLLSGFLFEINNMPYWLQIFTHIIPARYFVESLQTIFLVGDIPSIFIKDMVCMFLVGLFFFLLVVKKSKKGLE, from the coding sequence ATGAAAAGTAAACGTCTTGTTGCCCTTTTGATCAAAGAAAGCCTTCAAATCATACGTGATCCAAGCGCCATTTTAATTGCTATTATCTTGCCCCTTATTTTACTTTTTTTGATGGGATATGCTGTTTCATTAGATGCGAAACATATTCCTTTGGGGATATTTCCTAAAAGTAATACGAAAGAGGCTCATGAACTAGTAACTTCTTTTGTTGGATCGCCTTTTTTCGACACATCAATACAGTATGATAAACAAAAATTAATCCAATCACTTCAAGATGGCCATCTTAAGGGCGTGATGGAAGTCTCTGGTAATTTTGGAAAAAATAATACCTACGCGATACAACTTTTAATCGATGCGACAGAGCCTAACACAGGAGGTTTAATTCAAAATTATGCCTCGAAGATTATCCAAAAATGGGCGGTACAAGAAGGAATAATGCCCTCAGCAGGTATTAGTGTTATTCCACGCTATTGGTTCAATCCACCACTTTCGAGTCGTTATTTTTTACTTCCAGGCTCCATCGCGGTTATCATGATATTGATCGGTACTTTGCTGACAGCTTTGGTGATCGCGCGTGAGTGGGAACGAGGTACAATGGAAGCATTGATGGCAACACCCGCTTCGATGATGGAGATTATACTAGGCAAATTAATACCGTATTTTTGTTTAGGTATGGGCTCGATGGTGCTCTGTTTTGGTGTGGCTTATTTTTGGTATGAGATTCCTTTTGAAGGCAGTATCTGGATCTTATTTCTTTTAAGTGCTTTTTACCTTTTTCCTTCGCTTAGCATTGGCTTACTGATTTCCACGGTTGCAAAAAACCAATTTGTTGCTGCACAAGTTTCAATCGTTGCAGGCTATCTACCGGCATTTTTATTATCGGGTTTTTTATTTGAGATCAACAATATGCCTTACTGGTTGCAAATTTTTACACACATCATTCCTGCGCGTTATTTTGTTGAGTCCTTGCAGACAATTTTTCTTGTGGGAGATATACCTTCTATTTTTATCAAAGACATGGTGTGTATGTTTCTTGTCGGGCTTTTCTTTTTCTTACTGGTTGTCAAGAAAAGTAAAAAGGGATTGGAATGA
- a CDS encoding ATP-binding cassette domain-containing protein, whose amino-acid sequence MTIVTAQNLSKTFANSQKPAFDALNFNIESGKITGLVGPDGAGKTTLIRILAGLLKSSSGSLEILGTTMPCSQSDFLQQIGYMPQKFGLYEDLSVAENMRLYAALQDVEEPTKRIKELLDFTDLSAFYTRKAGALSGGMKQKLGLACALIKKPKLLLLDEPGVGVDPISRKNLWEMIQSLLKEDIAVLWGTSYLDEADKCDSVILLNEGNALYQGTPTIMKAPLIGYVYRIENINSDKRALLTALLHLEDVMDAVLVGEAIRVNLKENASFPFDALHAYDAKAKAVVCDPTFEDAFVRLLGVKTEPESLLATKMATTPMSHSLLIEAKNLTKKFGNFTATDHIDFEIGRGEIFGFLGPNGAGKSTTFKMLCGLLVPTQGTAKVMGEDLYVAGANARTHIGYMAQKFSLYGSLSVQDNLDFFAGVYGLSGQKCAQKIKDIIQTFEFKPHLQTQADLLPLGIKQRLALSCALMHEPLVLFLDEPTSGVDPITRKEFWTHINGIVKKGVSVMVSTHFMDEAEYCDRIMLIYKGKAIASGTPDELKHLVSLNATMEEAFIHLIQAYDQRLIDEK is encoded by the coding sequence ATGACGATTGTAACGGCTCAAAACCTCTCTAAAACATTTGCAAATAGTCAGAAACCAGCTTTTGATGCGTTAAATTTTAATATCGAGAGCGGAAAGATTACAGGGCTGGTGGGACCTGATGGTGCTGGAAAAACAACACTGATTCGTATCTTAGCAGGGTTGTTAAAATCCAGTAGTGGATCGTTGGAAATTTTAGGTACGACCATGCCTTGCTCTCAAAGTGACTTTTTACAGCAAATTGGTTATATGCCTCAAAAATTTGGTTTGTATGAAGACTTGAGTGTCGCAGAAAATATGCGACTTTATGCGGCTTTGCAAGACGTTGAAGAACCTACAAAACGCATCAAAGAGCTCTTAGATTTTACCGATCTTTCGGCTTTTTATACACGTAAGGCAGGAGCGCTTTCAGGCGGGATGAAGCAAAAACTAGGTCTAGCCTGCGCGTTGATTAAAAAACCAAAACTGTTACTGTTAGATGAACCAGGTGTTGGGGTTGACCCAATTTCGCGTAAAAATCTTTGGGAAATGATTCAGAGTCTTCTGAAAGAAGATATTGCAGTTTTGTGGGGCACATCGTATTTAGATGAAGCCGATAAATGTGATTCTGTGATATTGCTCAATGAAGGTAATGCCTTGTACCAAGGCACGCCTACAATTATGAAAGCGCCGTTGATTGGCTATGTGTACCGTATTGAAAACATAAACAGTGATAAGCGAGCACTCTTAACGGCGTTGTTGCATTTAGAAGACGTCATGGACGCAGTGTTAGTGGGTGAAGCGATACGCGTTAACCTGAAAGAAAATGCCTCTTTCCCCTTTGATGCGTTACATGCCTATGATGCCAAAGCAAAAGCGGTGGTGTGTGATCCCACCTTTGAAGATGCTTTTGTCCGTTTATTGGGAGTTAAAACCGAACCTGAATCACTCTTAGCTACAAAAATGGCTACGACTCCAATGAGCCATTCGCTTCTGATAGAAGCCAAGAATTTAACCAAAAAATTTGGTAATTTTACAGCAACAGATCATATTGATTTTGAAATTGGACGAGGGGAAATATTTGGCTTTTTAGGACCTAATGGTGCTGGAAAATCAACCACTTTTAAAATGCTTTGCGGATTGCTTGTTCCAACACAAGGTACTGCGAAAGTGATGGGTGAAGACCTCTATGTTGCTGGGGCAAATGCGCGAACACATATAGGCTATATGGCACAAAAATTTTCATTATACGGGAGTTTAAGTGTTCAAGATAACTTAGATTTTTTTGCAGGCGTGTATGGCTTATCTGGTCAAAAATGCGCGCAAAAAATAAAAGATATCATTCAAACATTTGAATTCAAACCGCATCTTCAAACCCAAGCAGATCTCTTACCTCTAGGCATTAAACAGCGTTTAGCGCTTTCGTGTGCCTTAATGCATGAGCCTTTGGTTCTGTTCTTAGATGAACCGACCAGCGGAGTTGATCCCATCACTCGCAAAGAGTTTTGGACACACATCAACGGCATTGTCAAAAAAGGTGTTTCAGTGATGGTGAGCACGCATTTTATGGATGAAGCAGAGTATTGTGATCGGATTATGTTGATTTATAAAGGCAAAGCCATTGCTTCGGGAACACCCGATGAGCTTAAACATCTTGTCTCTTTGAATGCGACAATGGAAGAGGCTTTTATTCATCTGATACAAGCATATGATCAAAGGCTTATAGATGAAAAGTAA
- a CDS encoding HlyD family efflux transporter periplasmic adaptor subunit, giving the protein MKKIAIVITLALLGSGGWYYYQNYVKVLDKTLHFYGNIENRTQDLAFRFLGKIETIAKDEGQSIEKGEMLVTLDTTSLRYELENINAQIIAEKATLKRLMKGYRTEDIAQAQASVQESYAAFLGVQDIYNRQKKLFDLDATTEQDYIAAKTQYDKAKATYDKAKSNYALLQSGYQVEDVEVQKAKVLALEAKAKSLEYDIKDATIYAPIKGTILARHKEPSSIVSAGQSILQIALEDEYWVQAYVDEPDLGSITQGEKMLVYVDSRKKPYEGHIGFISPVAEFTPKNIETTQLRPDLVYRFRVIIAEPDSHLKQGMPVTITCQKDQ; this is encoded by the coding sequence ATGAAGAAGATAGCAATAGTGATTACATTGGCACTTTTAGGAAGTGGTGGATGGTACTATTATCAGAACTATGTCAAAGTATTGGATAAGACACTACATTTTTACGGAAACATCGAAAATCGTACACAAGATCTGGCGTTTCGTTTTCTTGGCAAGATTGAAACAATTGCAAAAGATGAAGGTCAGTCTATCGAAAAAGGTGAAATGCTTGTTACGCTAGATACTACATCATTGCGGTATGAATTGGAAAATATCAATGCGCAAATCATAGCTGAAAAGGCAACTCTAAAGAGGCTGATGAAAGGGTATCGTACAGAAGATATTGCTCAAGCACAAGCCAGTGTGCAAGAAAGCTATGCAGCATTTTTAGGGGTACAAGATATCTATAATAGACAAAAAAAACTGTTTGATTTGGATGCTACAACAGAGCAAGACTATATCGCAGCAAAGACACAATACGATAAAGCAAAAGCCACATACGATAAAGCAAAGAGCAATTATGCACTCCTTCAAAGTGGGTATCAAGTAGAAGATGTTGAGGTGCAAAAAGCCAAAGTATTGGCACTTGAAGCTAAAGCCAAAAGCCTTGAATACGACATTAAAGATGCGACGATTTATGCACCAATCAAAGGAACTATCCTTGCTCGTCACAAAGAGCCTTCTTCGATTGTGTCTGCTGGGCAGAGTATCTTACAAATCGCGTTAGAAGATGAATATTGGGTTCAAGCCTATGTTGATGAACCAGACCTTGGCTCAATCACGCAAGGTGAAAAGATGCTTGTGTATGTTGACTCACGCAAAAAACCGTATGAAGGTCACATTGGATTTATCTCTCCTGTTGCGGAGTTTACCCCTAAAAATATTGAAACAACACAGCTTCGTCCCGATCTTGTGTATCGTTTTCGCGTCATTATTGCAGAGCCTGATTCACATCTCAAACAAGGAATGCCTGTTACGATTACATGTCAAAAAGATCAGTAA
- a CDS encoding CerR family C-terminal domain-containing protein, with protein sequence MFKIPSKAKTINQSKAKILETAYRLFGERSPEDVSIREPAKEAGVNIASIHYYYGSKEALYLAVVTNITELMAEKYSAFTLAYETALKTSIPSDAFYIMWVKYLIETLARTILGKLKTNNYLHRILIREQMTPSNGFELLYTKGLEPMLNTLDSLVAHIMHQDSATIEVKARTHALLGSIIVFSVQQSTISQRIPFLGEDVDTNMEIIIRTILENTEYVLQELSRQRK encoded by the coding sequence GTGTTCAAGATTCCTAGCAAAGCAAAAACAATCAACCAATCCAAAGCAAAGATCTTAGAAACGGCTTATCGTCTTTTTGGAGAGCGTTCTCCAGAAGATGTTTCTATCCGAGAGCCTGCCAAAGAAGCAGGGGTCAATATTGCTTCAATTCACTATTATTATGGAAGTAAAGAAGCATTGTATCTTGCTGTTGTGACCAACATTACAGAACTCATGGCTGAAAAATACAGTGCGTTTACACTTGCCTATGAAACAGCGCTCAAAACATCAATACCTTCTGATGCATTTTATATAATGTGGGTAAAATATCTTATCGAAACATTGGCTCGAACGATACTTGGTAAACTGAAAACCAATAATTATCTGCATCGTATTTTAATACGTGAGCAGATGACACCTTCCAATGGTTTTGAGCTTCTCTACACCAAGGGACTTGAGCCAATGCTGAATACATTAGATAGCTTGGTGGCGCATATCATGCACCAAGATAGTGCTACCATCGAAGTAAAAGCACGCACTCATGCCCTTCTTGGCTCGATCATCGTATTTAGTGTTCAACAAAGTACCATTTCACAGCGTATCCCTTTTTTAGGGGAAGATGTGGATACAAACATGGAAATTATTATTCGTACAATTTTAGAAAATACAGAGTATGTCTTACAAGAGTTGAGCAGACAAAGGAAATAG
- a CDS encoding nitroreductase family protein encodes MENPTIKQLQNRKSIRQFTGEVISDENLALIFKTAQRAPTSINAQQISLVYTRDKAKLKEISELCNHQAHIATADVFVGIVIDFNRTNMITESMGKKHVIEQSAEGIMVGAVDAGIMLIQLQVAAEALGYGTTSIGAVRENSDTMIKLFNLPPKTFLAVGCTIGVPTKEAKNAPLKPRVALESFAMQDTYDSEKVKKGVLEYNKTFKVFRDATGSGSMPTYAEITSNAYSSIYYRKTGKVLMAQGFAFKDE; translated from the coding sequence ATGGAAAATCCAACCATCAAACAACTGCAAAATCGAAAATCAATCCGTCAATTCACCGGTGAAGTGATCAGCGATGAGAACTTAGCGCTGATCTTTAAAACAGCGCAACGTGCTCCAACTTCCATTAACGCGCAACAAATAAGCCTTGTTTACACACGTGATAAAGCCAAGCTCAAAGAGATTTCCGAGTTGTGCAACCATCAAGCGCACATTGCCACAGCCGATGTTTTTGTCGGCATTGTCATCGACTTTAATCGCACCAATATGATTACTGAGAGTATGGGCAAAAAACATGTCATTGAGCAGAGTGCAGAGGGCATTATGGTTGGGGCTGTGGATGCGGGCATTATGCTTATTCAGCTTCAAGTCGCTGCTGAAGCATTGGGGTATGGCACGACATCGATTGGTGCGGTGCGTGAAAATTCTGACACGATGATAAAACTTTTCAACCTTCCTCCCAAAACGTTCTTAGCGGTAGGGTGTACCATCGGTGTTCCAACCAAAGAAGCCAAAAATGCTCCTTTGAAACCACGTGTTGCACTTGAGAGCTTCGCAATGCAAGATACCTACGATAGTGAAAAAGTGAAAAAAGGGGTATTGGAATATAATAAGACCTTTAAAGTTTTCAGAGATGCGACAGGAAGCGGTTCAATGCCTACTTACGCAGAGATTACCTCAAATGCGTATTCGAGTATTTACTACCGAAAGACAGGTAAAGTTTTAATGGCACAAGGGTTTGCGTTTAAGGATGAATAG
- a CDS encoding putative quinol monooxygenase has translation MKKIVLIATVVLKDGKNEGVLEALTALHQATHQNDKGCLQYDVHKDREKKNTYVFIETWENETLLAEHMEKAHFTAYKAFMGERVESMTLQKLEKIL, from the coding sequence ATGAAAAAAATCGTTTTAATTGCAACAGTCGTTTTAAAAGATGGCAAAAATGAGGGTGTGCTAGAAGCTTTAACGGCTTTGCATCAGGCAACCCATCAAAACGATAAGGGCTGTTTACAATACGATGTTCACAAAGACAGAGAGAAAAAAAATACCTATGTTTTTATAGAGACGTGGGAGAATGAAACGCTTTTGGCGGAGCATATGGAAAAAGCGCATTTTACTGCTTACAAAGCCTTTATGGGTGAGCGGGTTGAGAGTATGACGCTCCAAAAATTAGAAAAAATTTTATAG
- a CDS encoding GTP pyrophosphokinase: protein MENNKHHLIAEYEKELKQYENFSDKMDILLKELLDQEKISYHSIENRVKEKSSLAKKIDGKNKYQNLDEITDIVGCRIISYFEIDVEKIVNLIFKEFKIDEVNSIDKKKILDPDRFGYLSYHIICSINDERAQLREYKNYKKLKFEIQVRTILQHAWAEIEHDIGYKSNIAVPREFRRKFSRIASILEIADDEFSRLKLDIHNYVETISKQGFENIDINAESLKLFIEQSYDLEEIEAYIIEKLELKTVAFSEQMQSANISLFLNIINTFTTFKEILEIQNSLQKHKELIKKFIVKWAHVRGKLLERFRENFEQKDGFIIGYALMIEFLETNHKEGLGAFFPSLSAPEKAEAVALAVKIYREITSN, encoded by the coding sequence TTGGAAAATAACAAACACCATCTCATCGCCGAATATGAAAAAGAGCTCAAGCAATATGAGAATTTTAGTGACAAAATGGATATTTTACTCAAAGAACTCCTCGACCAAGAGAAAATTTCCTATCACTCCATTGAAAACAGAGTCAAAGAAAAAAGCAGTTTAGCTAAAAAAATTGATGGTAAAAACAAGTACCAAAACTTGGACGAGATCACCGATATTGTGGGCTGTCGCATCATCAGTTACTTTGAAATCGATGTGGAGAAGATTGTCAATCTTATCTTTAAAGAGTTCAAAATAGACGAAGTCAATTCCATCGACAAAAAGAAAATTCTTGACCCTGATCGCTTCGGCTACCTCTCGTATCACATCATCTGCTCCATCAACGATGAAAGGGCGCAGCTTCGAGAGTATAAAAACTACAAAAAGCTCAAATTTGAGATCCAAGTGCGAACCATTCTCCAACATGCGTGGGCGGAAATAGAACACGACATCGGCTACAAGTCCAACATCGCTGTTCCAAGGGAGTTTCGCCGAAAATTCTCACGCATTGCAAGCATCCTTGAAATTGCCGACGATGAATTTAGCAGGCTCAAACTTGACATCCACAACTATGTTGAAACCATCTCCAAACAAGGCTTTGAAAACATCGATATTAACGCCGAAAGTCTCAAACTTTTCATCGAGCAATCGTATGACTTGGAAGAAATCGAAGCTTACATTATCGAAAAACTAGAACTCAAAACAGTTGCTTTTTCAGAACAGATGCAGTCTGCCAATATCAGCCTTTTTTTGAACATTATCAATACATTTACGACATTTAAAGAGATATTGGAGATTCAAAACTCTCTTCAAAAACACAAAGAGCTGATTAAAAAATTCATCGTCAAATGGGCACACGTGAGAGGAAAATTGCTGGAACGTTTTCGTGAAAATTTTGAGCAAAAAGATGGGTTTATCATAGGCTATGCTCTCATGATCGAATTTTTGGAAACCAATCACAAAGAGGGACTTGGAGCATTTTTCCCAAGCCTTTCAGCGCCTGAGAAAGCTGAAGCCGTGGCATTGGCGGTGAAAATTTACCGAGAAATCACGAGCAATTAA
- a CDS encoding pentapeptide repeat-containing protein, with translation MTSLPITDKMDVFAENFTGVNLHKQKITKAEFDDCTFVSCDFSQTFFASCRFIGCHFENCNLSLMKLTDTKMNAVEFSSCKMIGIDWTMANWESLLSPEPLHFRDCLLGDSNFFGLTLNGLVMSECRITEADFQNAKLEKADFRGSDLKGSLFGNTHLEYANFTDASNTTIDLRTNHLKGAIFSRFEALQLLELMGIVLV, from the coding sequence ATGACTTCTTTACCTATCACGGACAAAATGGACGTATTTGCAGAAAATTTCACAGGTGTTAATCTGCACAAACAAAAGATCACCAAAGCGGAGTTTGACGACTGCACCTTTGTTTCCTGCGATTTTAGTCAAACCTTTTTCGCTTCATGTCGGTTTATCGGCTGTCATTTTGAAAACTGTAATCTTAGTCTTATGAAACTCACCGACACCAAAATGAACGCTGTTGAATTTTCCTCATGCAAAATGATCGGGATTGATTGGACGATGGCAAACTGGGAGAGTCTTTTAAGTCCTGAACCACTGCATTTTCGTGACTGCCTTCTGGGTGATAGCAATTTTTTTGGCTTAACCTTGAACGGACTTGTGATGAGCGAATGTCGTATCACCGAAGCCGACTTTCAAAACGCAAAACTTGAAAAAGCAGACTTTCGAGGCTCTGACCTCAAAGGCTCACTCTTTGGCAACACTCACCTGGAATACGCCAACTTCACAGATGCAAGTAACACGACGATTGATCTGCGCACCAACCACCTCAAAGGAGCTATTTTTAGCCGATTTGAGGCACTTCAACTGCTTGAATTAATGGGGATTGTGTTGGTGTGA
- a CDS encoding c-type cytochrome translates to MNKILLSLFVASASTLFAVDGAEIYKAKCFSCHGEKASKAALNKSQIIAGWDADKIITSVNGYKNGAGGAMKNVMKPIASGLNDDDLKAVATTIASFK, encoded by the coding sequence ATGAACAAAATTCTTTTAAGCTTATTCGTTGCTTCCGCATCAACTTTATTTGCCGTTGATGGTGCTGAAATTTATAAAGCTAAGTGTTTCTCTTGTCATGGAGAAAAAGCATCCAAGGCAGCATTGAACAAATCTCAGATTATTGCTGGATGGGATGCAGATAAAATCATCACTTCTGTCAATGGCTATAAAAATGGCGCAGGTGGTGCAATGAAAAATGTTATGAAGCCTATCGCTTCAGGGTTAAATGACGATGATTTAAAAGCCGTAGCTACGACTATCGCTTCTTTTAAATAA
- a CDS encoding Crp/Fnr family transcriptional regulator yields MLKIENLPYFSHLNHHEIEKIKKFCTLKKYISDEILFYEGETPKYLYILLKGTLKVYQTTAKSNHIFILFFTQPGEIIGEFALYADSPYPNTAQFVTEGEVLKINFFPIQKEVLNNPILNLHIIQSLIKKQRAFLNLIHNEISINTEAKVIKFLLDNEQLVQTLKQIEIAAILNTTPETLSRMLSKLKSLGFIHIDKKHTLTLQKKEALQTYYRTIMQN; encoded by the coding sequence ATGCTAAAAATTGAAAATCTTCCTTACTTCTCCCATCTAAACCATCATGAAATTGAAAAAATAAAGAAATTTTGCACACTCAAAAAATATATATCTGACGAAATACTCTTTTACGAAGGTGAAACTCCAAAATATCTTTATATCCTTTTAAAAGGTACACTCAAAGTGTATCAAACAACAGCCAAATCCAACCATATTTTCATTCTTTTTTTCACACAACCAGGTGAGATAATCGGAGAATTTGCTCTCTATGCTGACAGTCCTTATCCTAATACTGCGCAATTTGTAACCGAAGGAGAAGTGCTTAAAATAAATTTTTTTCCTATTCAAAAAGAAGTGCTAAATAATCCTATATTAAATCTTCATATCATCCAATCTCTCATAAAAAAACAGAGAGCTTTTTTAAATCTCATCCATAATGAAATTAGTATTAATACAGAAGCGAAAGTTATAAAATTTTTACTCGATAATGAGCAGCTTGTTCAAACACTCAAACAAATTGAAATAGCCGCTATCCTCAATACTACTCCTGAAACACTCTCACGAATGCTTTCAAAATTGAAATCTTTAGGATTTATCCATATTGATAAAAAGCACACCTTAACTTTACAAAAAAAAGAAGCTCTTCAAACCTATTATCGTACCATTATGCAAAATTGA
- a CDS encoding TolC family protein yields the protein MMTLLRTVIFILLALQTLFAKTLSLQEAIDATLLSHPDAKLALYQLNMAYETLGITKAATYPELSANAEYYPTKTLVSQNNGSFVTRDHFSTHLDVTMTYTLWDFGRTQKRIDAAQQDTESAVALNENAKALLGEKVWQAYYSLAYLQRVNTANTLSLAFYQALYDQSRQMKNVGLKTEADSERFYASLLDAKDILETSRNEERKYIHLLSVLTGLLEQDIKIEDDFTALSHTTLPSFPDTQWRSMLKEHNAELEALGAKIKQSHALYESSKAESYGTIISAGSIGSDTSISSYSSNQIGIKASIPLLTGGRISHQIEKDRVGILVSEEALRARELTLWQELYEAILDTKRLDATIEAKYMAARSLAKTVAITQGRYKEGLATYIEVLEAQRAYDNATIAQSAAMLQKIASLAHIKRLIPKGVSL from the coding sequence ATGATGACACTACTACGAACCGTTATTTTCATCCTTTTAGCACTGCAAACACTGTTTGCAAAAACACTTTCATTGCAAGAAGCTATTGACGCTACACTCTTATCGCACCCTGATGCTAAACTCGCGCTGTATCAATTAAATATGGCTTATGAAACGCTAGGCATCACCAAAGCGGCCACGTATCCAGAGCTGAGCGCTAATGCAGAATATTATCCTACAAAAACACTCGTTTCGCAAAATAATGGCAGTTTTGTAACACGAGATCATTTCTCAACGCATTTAGATGTGACGATGACTTATACATTATGGGATTTTGGACGTACGCAAAAACGCATTGATGCGGCACAGCAAGATACAGAGTCTGCCGTAGCGCTGAATGAAAATGCCAAAGCATTGCTGGGTGAAAAAGTCTGGCAAGCGTACTATTCATTAGCATACTTGCAACGTGTGAACACCGCCAATACCCTCTCCCTTGCCTTTTACCAAGCACTGTACGATCAATCGCGTCAAATGAAAAATGTAGGCTTGAAAACCGAAGCCGATAGCGAACGCTTTTATGCTTCTTTGCTGGACGCCAAAGATATATTGGAAACCAGTCGCAATGAAGAACGCAAATACATCCATTTACTGAGTGTCTTAACAGGTCTTTTGGAACAAGACATTAAAATTGAAGATGACTTTACGGCACTTTCGCACACCACTTTACCTTCTTTTCCTGATACCCAATGGCGTTCAATGCTCAAAGAACATAACGCGGAGCTGGAAGCATTGGGCGCTAAAATCAAACAAAGTCACGCATTATACGAGTCATCCAAAGCAGAAAGCTATGGCACCATCATTTCCGCGGGTTCTATAGGCAGCGATACCTCCATCTCTTCTTATTCAAGCAATCAAATTGGCATCAAAGCCTCCATTCCCCTTCTAACAGGAGGAAGAATTTCGCATCAAATTGAAAAAGACAGAGTTGGTATCTTGGTCTCAGAAGAGGCACTGCGAGCGCGTGAATTAACACTGTGGCAAGAGTTGTATGAAGCTATTTTAGATACCAAACGCTTGGATGCGACCATTGAAGCCAAATACATGGCAGCACGTTCTCTCGCCAAAACCGTTGCCATTACCCAAGGTCGTTATAAAGAGGGATTAGCCACCTACATTGAAGTGCTTGAAGCTCAACGCGCTTACGACAATGCTACCATTGCGCAAAGTGCTGCTATGTTACAAAAAATAGCCTCTTTAGCACATATCAAAAGACTTATTCCTAAAGGAGTTTCCCTATGA